One Candidatus Alcyoniella australis DNA segment encodes these proteins:
- a CDS encoding metallophosphoesterase family protein, which produces MSGYRLLVATAACLAVLTLSAAPGAALEIGEAELVSVGLDWVTLSWTTDEPCAGSVRYGFSSADYDQVYEEADSAIYHRADIRGLNSGIAYSYEIRCGGQTAALDELSPGWFQTLNEPGGEFLFRFGTLNDMHIGESTAGLLQLGPIVLTPGFTWPDPQNPYWLFSNAAALNGASDAGAELLVIKGDLTSNSWAEEYQAYLDLTAGYPLPIWELRGNHDRPGEDGDLFLSMLGLESSNRSFEYQGVKFILLDSVDPLSGAPSLSNQTMTFLISQLQSAPDTPTLIFLHHAVRVPAWGLGQDAEKLLALIDEHPQVLAVLSGHSHRAAVDPYLTADGRVVPLIETPSTKEYPLGYTIYDVYTQGFVQTFHRSDCEDCRAWQHITREEYFGLAPTILLGPLEARCFTHRFDQPIEGGGDDDDAEPPPAPDIPPTTMDLDQGDRVCGGL; this is translated from the coding sequence ATGAGCGGATACAGACTGTTGGTAGCGACCGCCGCCTGCCTGGCTGTGTTGACCTTGAGCGCCGCGCCGGGCGCAGCGCTGGAGATCGGCGAGGCCGAGCTGGTGAGTGTGGGCCTGGACTGGGTCACCCTGAGCTGGACCACGGACGAGCCCTGCGCAGGATCGGTGCGCTACGGCTTTTCTTCGGCAGACTACGACCAGGTGTACGAGGAGGCCGATTCCGCGATCTACCACCGCGCGGACATTCGCGGCCTGAATTCGGGAATCGCCTACAGCTATGAGATCCGTTGCGGCGGCCAAACCGCGGCCCTGGACGAGCTGAGCCCGGGTTGGTTCCAGACCCTGAACGAGCCCGGCGGCGAGTTCCTGTTCCGCTTCGGCACGCTCAACGACATGCACATCGGCGAGTCCACCGCAGGACTGCTGCAACTGGGGCCGATCGTGCTCACTCCGGGCTTTACCTGGCCCGACCCGCAGAACCCCTACTGGCTGTTCTCCAACGCGGCCGCGCTCAACGGCGCCTCGGACGCCGGCGCCGAGCTGCTGGTGATCAAGGGCGACCTGACCTCGAACTCGTGGGCCGAGGAGTACCAGGCCTACCTGGACTTGACCGCGGGCTATCCGCTGCCGATCTGGGAACTGCGCGGCAACCACGACCGGCCCGGCGAGGACGGGGATCTGTTCCTGAGCATGTTGGGGCTGGAGTCGTCCAACCGCAGCTTTGAATACCAGGGGGTCAAGTTCATCCTGCTGGACTCGGTCGATCCGCTCAGCGGCGCGCCGAGCCTGTCCAACCAGACCATGACCTTTCTCATATCGCAGCTTCAGTCCGCGCCGGATACGCCGACGCTGATCTTCCTGCATCACGCGGTACGCGTGCCGGCCTGGGGCCTGGGCCAGGATGCCGAGAAACTGCTGGCGTTGATCGACGAACACCCGCAGGTGCTGGCCGTACTCTCCGGCCACAGCCACCGCGCGGCGGTCGATCCCTACCTGACTGCCGACGGCCGCGTCGTGCCGCTGATCGAGACGCCCAGCACCAAGGAGTACCCGCTGGGCTATACGATCTACGATGTGTACACCCAGGGTTTCGTCCAGACCTTCCACCGATCGGACTGCGAGGATTGCCGCGCCTGGCAACACATCACCCGCGAGGAGTACTTCGGCCTGGCGCCCACGATTTTGCTCGGGCCGCTGGAGGCGCGCTGCTTTACCCACCGCTTTGACCAGCCGATTGAGGGCGGAGGCGACGACGATGACGCAGAGCCGCCGCCCGCGCCGGATATCCCGCCAACGACGATGGATCTGGACCAGGGCGATCGAGTTTGCGGCGGATTGTAA
- the lepB gene encoding signal peptidase I has translation MSVEQPQAGEAAQSTHRPRIHIHRPAWAGVMSVMQIGWGQFYNGQLFKAAWVFLIAQALSVLAALLAARSGQPLYLPALMLPMYAFAVVESVITARAMGPLHERWVPRWYWHLLFVVLTTLLDTAGYVVVNENVLKYSKIPSTSMLPTLTVMDVIAVDRTAYQDRSPQRGEIVVFRPPDGSDEEWVKRVIGVGGDVVSLDPDEGFLRVNYEPQLETPLGVWDAGLCGDVEQIYLRFRVSAPWGEYEILRSTDMLPEPEFNVRVPQGQLFMMGDCRDYSQDSRIVGPVPVGNVVGRAVFIYTSFDMCRSLPLPVPRPGRTLRRL, from the coding sequence ATGTCCGTTGAACAACCTCAAGCCGGCGAGGCGGCGCAGAGTACGCATCGGCCGCGGATCCACATTCATCGTCCGGCCTGGGCCGGTGTGATGAGCGTAATGCAGATCGGCTGGGGCCAGTTCTACAACGGCCAGCTGTTCAAGGCGGCCTGGGTGTTCCTGATCGCTCAGGCGCTCTCGGTGCTTGCGGCGCTGCTTGCCGCGCGTTCGGGACAGCCGCTGTATCTGCCGGCGCTGATGTTGCCGATGTACGCCTTTGCCGTGGTCGAATCGGTGATTACCGCGCGGGCCATGGGCCCGCTGCACGAGCGTTGGGTGCCGCGCTGGTATTGGCACCTGCTGTTCGTGGTGCTGACCACGCTGTTGGACACTGCGGGCTACGTGGTGGTCAACGAAAACGTGCTCAAGTACAGCAAGATCCCCTCGACCTCGATGCTGCCCACGCTGACCGTGATGGACGTAATCGCCGTGGACCGCACGGCCTATCAAGACCGCTCCCCGCAACGCGGTGAGATCGTGGTTTTTCGTCCGCCGGACGGATCGGACGAGGAATGGGTCAAGCGCGTGATCGGCGTGGGCGGCGACGTGGTGAGCCTCGACCCGGACGAGGGGTTTTTACGCGTCAACTACGAGCCGCAGCTCGAGACGCCTTTGGGCGTATGGGACGCCGGGCTGTGCGGCGACGTTGAGCAGATCTATCTGCGCTTCCGCGTATCCGCGCCGTGGGGCGAGTACGAAATCCTGCGCTCCACCGACATGCTGCCCGAGCCCGAGTTCAACGTGCGCGTGCCGCAAGGGCAGCTGTTCATGATGGGCGATTGTCGCGACTACTCGCAGGATAGCCGCATTGTCGGACCGGTGCCCGTGGGAAACGTGGTCGGTCGCGCCGTGTTCATCTATACATCCTTTGACATGTGCCGCTCGCTGCCGCTGCCCGTGCCGCGTCCGGGGCGTACCCTGCGCAGGCTTTAA
- the glmS gene encoding glutamine--fructose-6-phosphate transaminase (isomerizing), which translates to MCGIVGYVGERQANEVLLDGLRRLEYRGYDSAGVALLGDGEIKIRRCVGKINELVNSLAAQPIEGSVGMGHTRWATHGKPSEENAHPHQAGSIVLVHNGIIENYLSLRRSLEAKGRKFSSETDSEIVSHLIDQELSEGRGFVDAVRTAVNMLQGAYAFVIGCSSQPNTLIAARRSSPLIVGYGEGENLIASDAAALLPFTRRVDFLEDGELAVVTRESIEIFGPEGKPIQREPQQLSWDPIAAEKGGHKHFMHKEIFEQPVALVNTLSGRLSFAEHSVYFDEQELPPGILDNIERVCLVACGTAYHAGMVGRSFFETIARMPADVELASEFRYRDLVIDQRTLVVLVSQSGETADTLAAMREAKLRGLRTVAVCNVIDSTIARDADAVIYTHAGPEIGVASTKAFTCQMAVLYLLAVHIGCVRGMLNEEQVVGYLEGIARLPVQMEEILASEGYIRHAARQYRNQRGYLFLGRGLNVPIAFEGALKLKEISYLHAEGYPGGEMKHGPIALIDEQMVCLVLLPKSETYDKMLSNVQEIQAREGKVLAVAAKGDQQAVELADSLFLIPDVPEILSPFLTVIPLQLFAYHVADIKGTDVDQPRNLAKSVTVE; encoded by the coding sequence ATGTGCGGAATAGTCGGCTACGTCGGCGAACGTCAGGCCAACGAGGTGCTGCTCGATGGCCTGCGTCGCCTGGAATACCGCGGGTACGACTCGGCCGGAGTAGCCCTGCTCGGCGACGGCGAGATCAAAATCCGCCGCTGCGTAGGCAAGATCAACGAGCTGGTCAACAGCCTCGCCGCGCAGCCGATCGAGGGCAGCGTGGGCATGGGCCACACCCGCTGGGCGACCCACGGCAAACCGTCCGAGGAGAACGCTCACCCGCACCAGGCAGGCTCGATCGTGCTGGTGCACAACGGCATCATCGAGAACTACCTGAGCCTGCGCCGCAGCCTCGAGGCCAAAGGGCGCAAGTTCAGTTCGGAGACCGATTCCGAGATCGTCAGTCACCTGATCGACCAGGAGCTGAGCGAGGGACGCGGGTTCGTCGACGCGGTGCGCACCGCGGTCAACATGCTGCAGGGCGCCTACGCCTTTGTCATCGGCTGCTCATCGCAGCCCAACACCTTGATCGCCGCACGGCGCTCGAGCCCGTTGATCGTGGGTTACGGCGAGGGCGAGAACCTGATCGCCTCGGACGCCGCGGCTCTGCTGCCGTTCACCCGGCGTGTGGATTTCCTCGAGGACGGCGAGCTGGCGGTGGTCACCCGCGAATCGATCGAGATCTTCGGCCCCGAGGGCAAGCCGATCCAGCGCGAACCGCAGCAGTTAAGCTGGGATCCGATCGCCGCCGAGAAGGGCGGCCACAAGCACTTCATGCACAAGGAGATCTTCGAGCAGCCCGTGGCGCTGGTCAACACGCTCTCGGGGAGGCTGAGCTTCGCCGAACACTCGGTCTATTTCGACGAGCAGGAGCTGCCGCCGGGGATCCTCGACAATATTGAACGCGTCTGCCTGGTGGCCTGCGGCACGGCCTACCACGCGGGGATGGTCGGACGCAGCTTTTTCGAGACCATCGCCCGCATGCCCGCCGACGTCGAGCTGGCCTCGGAGTTCCGTTACCGCGACCTGGTGATCGACCAGCGGACCCTGGTAGTGCTGGTCAGCCAGTCGGGCGAGACCGCCGACACCCTGGCTGCAATGCGCGAGGCCAAGCTGCGCGGGCTGCGAACCGTGGCGGTCTGCAACGTGATCGATAGCACCATCGCCCGCGATGCCGACGCGGTGATCTACACCCACGCCGGACCCGAGATCGGTGTGGCCTCCACCAAGGCCTTCACCTGCCAAATGGCCGTGCTTTACCTGCTGGCCGTACACATCGGATGCGTGCGCGGCATGCTCAACGAGGAGCAGGTGGTGGGCTACCTCGAGGGCATCGCCCGCCTGCCGGTGCAAATGGAGGAGATCCTCGCCTCCGAGGGCTACATCCGCCACGCGGCGCGGCAGTATCGCAACCAGCGCGGATACCTGTTTCTCGGGCGCGGGCTCAACGTGCCCATCGCCTTTGAGGGCGCGCTCAAGCTCAAGGAGATCAGCTATCTGCACGCCGAGGGCTACCCCGGCGGCGAGATGAAGCACGGGCCCATCGCCCTGATCGACGAACAGATGGTCTGCCTGGTGCTGCTGCCCAAGTCCGAGACCTACGACAAGATGCTGAGCAACGTGCAGGAGATCCAGGCGCGCGAGGGAAAGGTGCTGGCGGTCGCGGCCAAGGGCGATCAGCAAGCCGTGGAGCTGGCCGACAGCCTGTTCCTGATTCCCGACGTGCCCGAGATCCTCTCGCCGTTTCTGACCGTAATCCCGCTACAGCTTTTCGCCTATCACGTGGCCGACATCAAAGGCACCGACGTGGACCAGCCGCGCAACCTGGCCAAAAGCGTGACCGTGGAGTAG
- the glmU gene encoding bifunctional UDP-N-acetylglucosamine diphosphorylase/glucosamine-1-phosphate N-acetyltransferase GlmU, with product MKNTMAILLAAGKGERMKSELAKVLHPIAGRPMIMYTLDTLAALGLAKVVIVVGHQKEKVQQAITERLRSGKLQLEYVEQDKQLGTGHAVLQCQRYLKSWKGNVLVLSGDVPLISRDALRTLQRSHAKAEAAASVLSMQLDRPGVYGRIVRDDEGAFQQIIEYRDAKPKQREIDEVNTGIYMFQGRYLFNGIKKLESNFKKGKGKAKEFYLTDMIALAVERGLPAQALCLDDAAEGLGVNSRSDLASAQRVMRNQINNGHMERGVSIRDPFTTFIDADVRIGQDSVIEPVVHLRGNTRIGKGTKVMLGSYIENSTVGNDARIRPHSVIEEASVGHGCSVGPNAHLRPGADMAAGSSVGNYVEIKKSKIGAGSKVNHMSYIGDANIGQNVNIGAGTITCNYDGLGKYQTLVEDEAFIGSDCQLVAPIKIHRGAYVGSGSTITHDVPAGALSMTRARQETKEGWVDRWRKLRIVRQQKIEQGEQAKQEEDEKKPAPDKKS from the coding sequence ATGAAAAATACCATGGCAATTTTACTGGCCGCCGGCAAAGGCGAGCGGATGAAGAGCGAACTGGCCAAGGTGCTGCATCCGATCGCCGGTCGACCGATGATTATGTACACCCTGGACACGCTGGCCGCCCTGGGGCTGGCCAAGGTCGTAATCGTGGTCGGCCACCAAAAAGAGAAGGTGCAGCAGGCGATCACCGAGCGCCTGCGCAGCGGCAAACTCCAACTGGAGTACGTTGAGCAGGATAAGCAGCTGGGCACCGGGCACGCCGTGCTCCAGTGCCAGCGCTATTTAAAATCCTGGAAGGGCAACGTGCTTGTGCTCAGCGGCGACGTGCCGCTGATCTCGCGCGATGCGTTGCGCACGCTGCAACGCAGCCACGCCAAGGCCGAGGCCGCGGCGAGCGTGCTGAGCATGCAGCTTGACCGGCCCGGGGTCTACGGCCGCATCGTGCGCGACGACGAGGGCGCGTTCCAGCAGATCATCGAATACCGCGATGCCAAGCCCAAGCAGCGCGAGATCGACGAGGTCAACACCGGCATCTACATGTTCCAGGGGCGCTACCTGTTCAACGGCATTAAAAAGCTCGAGTCCAACTTCAAGAAGGGCAAGGGCAAGGCCAAGGAGTTCTATCTGACCGATATGATCGCCCTGGCGGTCGAGCGCGGTCTGCCCGCGCAGGCGTTGTGCCTCGACGATGCCGCCGAGGGGCTGGGCGTCAACTCGCGCTCGGACCTGGCCTCGGCGCAACGGGTAATGCGCAACCAGATCAACAACGGCCACATGGAGCGCGGCGTCTCGATCCGCGATCCGTTCACGACCTTTATCGACGCCGACGTGCGCATCGGCCAGGACTCGGTGATCGAGCCGGTCGTCCACCTGCGCGGCAACACCCGCATCGGCAAGGGAACCAAGGTGATGCTCGGCTCGTACATCGAGAACTCCACCGTGGGCAACGACGCGCGCATCCGGCCGCACTCGGTGATCGAGGAGGCCAGCGTCGGGCACGGCTGCTCCGTGGGCCCCAACGCCCACCTGCGCCCCGGAGCGGACATGGCCGCTGGATCGAGCGTCGGCAACTACGTCGAAATCAAGAAATCCAAAATCGGCGCCGGCAGCAAGGTCAATCACATGAGCTACATCGGCGACGCCAACATCGGACAGAACGTCAACATCGGCGCGGGCACGATCACCTGCAACTACGACGGGCTGGGCAAATATCAGACCCTTGTCGAGGACGAGGCGTTCATCGGGTCGGACTGCCAGCTTGTGGCCCCGATCAAAATCCATCGCGGCGCCTACGTCGGCTCGGGATCGACGATCACCCACGACGTGCCCGCCGGAGCGCTGAGCATGACCCGCGCCCGCCAAGAGACCAAAGAGGGCTGGGTCGACCGCTGGCGCAAGCTGCGGATCGTCCGCCAACAGAAGATCGAGCAGGGCGAGCAGGCAAAGCAGGAAGAAGACGAGAAAAAGCCCGCGCCCGACAAGAAGTCCTGA
- a CDS encoding GspE/PulE family protein has product MEVKDHLIDPESVQLLPHLFSLTNGVVVLGKVDKQSKDTITIGMVDPGDLVVLDHLNRKFSPRKVEIVPLSTQEASRAQNMGYGLGQLLVEHDDAQRLDADHTGRRAPPKPIDEPHLELSRDVGGFSRIRGLEPVGYLDQEERPIIELVNHLLLDGLRRGATDIHLENFRKEVMIRYKIDGMLYRIDTPINKENVEEVISRFKVMSELDISEHRSPQDGRILLRTLRNREDYDVPFRVSILPGPAGEDVVLRVLDKSMAPIDLELLGFTSDDLVNYRKLVNSPQGFILVTGPTGSGKTTTLYATLKEIKTPYNKILSAEDPIEYTLDYVNQKQISGKLGFADLARAFLRHDPDILLIGEIRDVDTADVALKAATTGHLILSTLHTNDSIGSIPRLRSLGIEPNMIASCLIGVLSQRLVRKICTNCVEPYQPDPTHLAMLERHLGPVEFKRGKGCSLCNNTGYKGRTGLFELLIIDSDLSKKIVVNASMDEMLETAVESGMRPLMRDGLLKVEQGITTIEELFRVIPVRQITAQLDGKYEVY; this is encoded by the coding sequence ATGGAAGTCAAAGATCACCTGATTGACCCCGAATCGGTGCAATTGCTGCCGCATTTGTTCAGTCTGACCAATGGCGTGGTCGTTCTGGGAAAAGTTGACAAGCAGTCCAAAGATACGATCACAATCGGCATGGTCGACCCCGGCGATCTGGTGGTGCTCGATCACCTAAACCGTAAGTTTTCACCGCGAAAAGTCGAGATCGTTCCCTTAAGCACCCAGGAGGCCAGCCGGGCCCAGAACATGGGATACGGCCTGGGCCAACTGCTGGTCGAGCACGACGATGCCCAGCGGCTCGACGCCGACCATACCGGCCGCCGGGCGCCGCCCAAGCCGATCGACGAACCGCATCTCGAATTGTCCCGTGATGTCGGTGGTTTTTCGCGCATCCGCGGCCTGGAGCCCGTGGGCTATCTCGACCAGGAAGAGCGCCCGATCATCGAGCTGGTCAACCATCTGCTGCTCGATGGCCTGCGCCGCGGCGCCACGGACATCCACCTCGAGAACTTCCGTAAAGAGGTGATGATACGCTACAAAATCGACGGCATGCTCTACCGCATCGATACTCCTATCAACAAGGAGAACGTCGAAGAGGTGATTTCGCGCTTCAAGGTGATGAGCGAATTGGACATTTCCGAGCACCGCTCGCCGCAGGACGGCCGGATCCTCCTGCGAACCCTGCGAAATCGCGAAGATTACGACGTTCCGTTCCGGGTTAGCATCCTGCCGGGTCCTGCGGGCGAAGATGTCGTGCTGCGCGTGCTGGACAAGTCCATGGCGCCGATCGATCTTGAGCTGCTGGGTTTCACCTCCGATGATTTAGTTAATTACCGCAAACTGGTGAACTCGCCTCAGGGGTTCATCCTGGTCACCGGGCCCACGGGCTCGGGCAAGACGACCACGCTCTACGCCACGCTTAAGGAAATTAAAACCCCTTACAACAAGATCCTCTCAGCCGAAGATCCCATCGAGTACACCCTGGACTACGTCAACCAGAAACAGATCAGCGGCAAGCTCGGGTTCGCCGACTTGGCGCGGGCGTTTCTGCGCCACGACCCGGACATCCTGCTGATCGGCGAGATCCGCGACGTGGACACCGCCGATGTGGCGCTCAAGGCCGCAACCACCGGCCATCTGATTCTCTCGACCCTGCACACCAACGATTCGATCGGCTCGATCCCGCGCCTACGCAGCCTGGGAATCGAGCCCAATATGATCGCCTCGTGCCTGATCGGCGTGCTTTCCCAGCGCCTGGTGCGCAAAATCTGCACCAACTGCGTCGAGCCCTACCAGCCCGACCCGACCCACCTGGCGATGCTCGAGAGGCACCTGGGGCCGGTCGAATTCAAGCGCGGCAAGGGTTGCAGCCTGTGCAACAACACCGGCTACAAGGGCCGCACCGGCCTGTTCGAGCTGTTGATCATCGACTCGGATTTGAGCAAGAAGATCGTGGTCAACGCCTCGATGGACGAGATGCTCGAGACCGCGGTCGAATCGGGCATGAGGCCGCTGATGCGCGACGGCCTGCTCAAGGTCGAGCAGGGGATAACCACAATCGAGGAGCTGTTCCGCGTGATCCCGGTACGCCAGATCACTGCGCAACTTGACGGTAAATACGAGGTCTATTGA